DNA from Musa acuminata AAA Group cultivar baxijiao chromosome BXJ1-5, Cavendish_Baxijiao_AAA, whole genome shotgun sequence:
TGTTAGACGTAGGCGCTCAAGGCGACATGGTCAAAAATAGCTGCTAAGAGTTTCAGGGAATTTAGATTTTGAATTCAAAATTATAAACTGAATTTCTGTAAAATATAGTGTTTAGATTATGCCTAGCATATGTAAGTATCATATCAGTTTTTGGATTATTGCATTTGCTCTGATTCACTCTCATTGAAGACTATTGCAAGCAAAGCTGGAATATGTGTGCTTTCATCAAAATCCATGGTTTAGTTATTGGCAATTTTATTTCCAATCACATTTATTTTGATCCATATGAGAGTCAATCTGTGTTCAAACCAGTTTATCCTATCCGTTGAAGAGGCAACAAATGGCATTGATGCATAGTTATCATGCAGGAGGATTACAACTACAATGTCATCGAAGCAAATTTGCTGCATCAGATCAGAAGCCAGCTTTATGCTGAGTAGTCAAAGTATTGCCATTATAAAATGTAAGAACACTTTTTTCCTTTgtctttttttcttcaaaaaaaagaagaagatattattaattcaaaattattttatatcctaCACATTGCTCCTCAGGCCAATTTGACCTTCAAACATGAGTCACTCTAAAGAATCTTAGCACATACAGCTAGAAAGTGGGAGCTTCTATTGCGTTCTCTATACACATCATGGTTAATCTTTACATTCTCAAAATTGGAACTGATGCAATTTCGTATCCTCCAAGGGATTACTTTCTCTTTATTTAGTATTATTTTAACCAGGTCTAAATCTTCAGATTCGATTTTCGATTTGGATACACCTTCCTGCTAAAAGATAAATTCCATTATTAGATCGTAGTAAAAATTCAATTCTCTTTTACCGGAGGTAGCATCATAAGTACCATCAGTATTCAGTTTAATCTAATGAAAGGTTTCTACCAGATGATTCCAATATGACCTATCTCACAATTAGTTCTTTTAGAATTTTGAAGGTCTTTGCTATTCATCATAAAGAGCTTCATGAGCAATAGAATAAATATTAATCTTAACctcattaaataaaatatcatttttgacCTTCCAAATCCATCAAAGATTATGATTTTACATATGTTTTAGACATTAAAAGGTCCTAAGTAGGAagataaaagaatatatttttcttagctactTACATTAGTTTAGTTATTGGCTTTAGGAtccaaaaaaaacaaaaggtgtttagaagcaaagacgtagtcttctttgaaGATTAAACCCTTAAGAATTTGAAGAAAGAGATACCAGCTAAGACTTTTATAAAAGGATTAGCAAACTATGACTTGGTTACTCCTCCAATATATTAAGGTGATGGGGAAGATACATAGGAAGATTGTATAGAGGCCGATATTGGTCTACCTACAAAACATGTTAAGTAGAAAGAAAATGGAGAGTAATTTTCTATAGAACCTCAGTTTAGAAGATCTTTtagacaacatcaaccttccaaaagatactctatagaTAAGTATATGATGCTTATTAAtgtaggtgaactagagagttactatGAAACAATTGAAAATGAGTAGAAAATGAAATGGTTTGTTGCTATAAAGAAAGAGATAAATGCTCTATAAAAAAACTACACATATGATTTAGTATAACTATAAAAGAATATGAAGACCTTAAAGATCAAGTAGGTTTTCAGGTTCAAGACTCAAAAATTATGTTTTCAACCAAAGTATAAGACTACATTAGTTgtaaaaggctttggtcaaaagaaagatattgactttaaagagattttttttcctattgttaaaatatcttttattcgTGTTTCTCTTAGTATTACTGTTAGCCTAAACTTAGAGGTTATGTAGTTgaatgtgaagacaactttcctttagTGATTTAAtagagaaaatttatatgaagcAAACAAAATATTTCAAAGTCAAAGATATGAAAAATCTTATCTACAAGTTAAGGAAGAGCTTCTATGAgctgaagcaagctccaagataatggtataaaaaatttgattcatttatgattgaaatatgaaAGAATGACTTTAGATCATTGTATATACATTAAACAGTTTGGTGAGGTTTTCATTATCTacttactttatattgatgacattctTATCCTAGAAAAGATGTCTATAATTGACAGGCTAAAGAAAGACATGAGTGAGCCCTTTGCAATAAAGGACATGGGACCAGCAAAGCAAATATTGGGCATGCAGATTTTTCACGATAGAAGAAATAAGACGATTTGCTTGTCATaaaagaaatatatcaagaaTGTATTTgatagatttagtatgagcaatacaAAGCTAATTGGTTCTCTTCTTTTAGGTCACTTCAAATTATGTTCAAGGTAGAGTCCATTGAGCGATGGGGAGAAGGAGAAATTATAAaatgttccttatgcttcagaagTTAAAAGTTTGATATATACGATGATATGTAAGAGGTTGAACATCACATATGCAATGGGTGttgtagcagatttcttgcaaatttggGCAAAGAGCATTAGACAATAGTGAAgttgatttttagatatctcaaagtgaGCTACAAAGTTTGTTTAATCTTTGAAGATAGACCatctatgttgacaggttacacaaatgcaaatatgataagagatattgatacgagaaagtctacgtcAAGTTTTGTACTCACCTTTGCAAGGGGagttgtgtcatggcaatcctgaTTATAAagttgtattgctctctccactatAGAGATAGAATATATTACTGCTATAAAGATTTACAAAGAAATATTGTGAATGAAAGAATCCTTATAAGAATTGAGgttgaaatagaaaaattatgcgGTGCATTATGACAGCTAAAacatcatccatttgtgtaataaCCCAATTTTTCATTCTAAATCAAAGTATATAGATATAAGATATCATTGAGttcaaaatgtatttgaagagtagTTACAACTTCAAGAAATTCACATAGATGATAACGAGATAGACATATTGACAAAGATATTATCGAAAGAAAGGCAAGATATGTGCTGACGGTTGATAAGCAGGAGTTGTGTCGATAGTTGatcggcatgacttcacattaaGGAATCATTGAACAATTTATCTTATGGGCTAAAGGAGGAGGTTGTTGGGCACATGGCTCATTAATTCAACCCATGGTATGCCTTAATAACCCACAACAATCATTTAACACTTTCTCTTTTAACCTAAACATGCAAAAAAAATGTGTTTTTGCCACTACTATGGGCGTGGCTAGGAGAAACTACAACAACGATAGTTGAGGGTAGaggaataagagaagaaaaaaagggaagaagatgaGGATAATATAGAGGTCGATCTAATTATCCGGGCAGTATGCTCGCCTAAAATTTAATTAGATTTGTAGCGGATTCTTGTTGTGATCATGGAATCAAGGAGATTTTGAATATTGTATATGATGACATAATTCTTGTATTcttgttattctcttatgattgttgctcgAGTCTTGGGCAAGAGATTTCGAGatttatatgtttattatttttaaagtagATTTTCTTCTCTAGCTTGCTCTATGATTTTTATCCTTTACATTGTAAGgatttttcacataaatcttgatattatatgtgactataattttcatttaatttttttgttatgACCTACTCATATTTGTTCgtacataaatttttttatcccatTATGCCATCGACCACTACCTACGCTCAATCGTGAGTGGTGATTCCTTTCTGTGGCCGACAACCATGCCACACAAGGCATTCTTCATTGCAGGTAGCATCTTGGCATTGTCCATCATCTGTTAACGCAGCCGTGTTCACTACCTTTGTCGTCGCCAGGGCCAGAGCCCAAGGACCACCATCGCAACACCTAGTGCAGTGTAGGCCACGACCAGAGCATCACCAAAATGGTAGTTGCGAATTTCTATCGTAACACCTCTCACATCAAATACCACCACCGCGGGCAGAATGACCACTCGCTATCCCACCTTAACCTTGGAGGAGTAATGAAATGATAAAAACATAATACTACAatgtaattaaaaataatattttcaatcaagaataccgatgtagtatttaaacaaGAGGTAAGACATAGAACACTTACAGGATATTCCCAAGTACACACATATCTTACTTTATGAACTATGGTCTTATTTATAGGACatagtggtaactacctcactctATCATGTCAGCCATGATTGAGTTAGGTGTAGGAACCACCATATAACTTCTAGATTATGTGTCACTACTTCGAACATGCTTATAACTATCTAGAACATGACAATTACCTAGATAAccactatgaatcaattctcaacactcccctttgattcatagttacatacaccgATTTGAGATATAAAATAAACATACTTCTGAACTAGAAGCGACTTGGTGAGAATATCTGCAACTTGTTCATTTGTGTCATAATACTTTATTGCTATTGCTCCACTTGCTATAAGAtcccggatgaaatgatagcatttctctatatgcttcgttcttctgTGAaatgttgtcacaaaatatttttattgcgTCTTTTTATTCTcgatgaagatcttcaagaagtcttctaagctaTATTACTTAACAAGCTACTGATATTGTAACTATATATTCTGCTTTCGATGTTGATAACGTAGTTGTTGTTCGCTTttttgaactccaagatataACTCTTGATCCGAGACTAAAAATATTGTTTGAAGTACTCTTTTTATCATCTAAAACTCCTacccaatcactatcagtgaaattaaataatttacatttaaaattatgagaataccaaatgcCTATAGTTCCAATAATATAACGCAGAATTCTTTTAATAGCTCTTAGATGATGTTTGCTTAGGCTATGCATAAACTTAGATACTACACCAACAGAGAATATAATATTTGgttgagttagataaatcaaacctccaaccaaactttCGTAGTATCTTATATTTGTCAAACATATACTATCTTTAaatttcaatttctcatttacattcatgggtgttgctACAGCTTTGCAATTAATTATATTAGATATTTTGAGTAGGTTCAttgcatactttctttgtgaaataaaaattttatttgatccttgcttcacttccaaccTAAGAAAATAGTGTGTcatctgacatttcaaacttattcatcatatatttttaaattttaccatAAAAGAGTTAAAtaaacccatatatataatatcatcaatataaagacaaaccattagaatattatattTACCTTCCTTCTTCAGATAAAGAGTATGTTCATTATTACTCatcttaaatatattttgatgaaaataataatcaattttattataccatgcccttggagcttgtttaagcccataaaaagCTTTCTTTAACttatatatcttttctttatatCCTTTAACTAAAAAATCTTTAACAAAACCTTTTTATATAAATctctatttaaaaatatagatttcaCATTAAATTAATAAACAGACCAACTCAAGTGAGCAActaaagccaagaaagttctTACAATTTTGAATCTAGCAATTAGaaaaaaagtatcatcaaaatcaataccttattGTTATGAATATCTTTTTGCTACTAGCTgagccttatgcttttggatacttccatttacattaaactttgttttgaatacCCATTTTAATCtaatagttttcttttcttttagtagATCAATACCTTCGGTTTTCTAAAGCACAAATGCCTCATATTATCGATTTAAATATATAGGAGAGAAAACTAGAAACTACTTCGAGGATGGTCGTACTTTTCAGATGAAATATGGATTTGTGGTAACTATGATGCTTAGAtcactaaaaaaataattaagagagTTTATCTCACTATGTTCTAAGGTTTCTTATTATAAGTGAAATTTTTTTCTATATAATTTATCGTAACTTAATCGAtatctaattaaaattttaatatattttatcgtAAGTTAATTGGCCACATAAGATATGGCCAAATAGTTAACAGCTTTATTCCATTAGAAGAAGCACCACTTCCAGTTGTCTTCCTTTCCATGGAAGTGATGTGTTGTTGCTCACAAGTCCAGAGTCCATCTTTAGCACCAGAAGATTAGAATGAATTCATGGAGCCAAATCCACTTCTATGTGATTACCTCTTGTATCTCTTTATGTAAGTTCTCTTTGTGCAAGAGAAATTAGATGATACCAAGTCAGCCGAGCTCTGATGAGTTGCTTGACACTTGTCACGGAGCACCAGCTTTGGCCAGTGATGGGAGTTAGGCTGGGAAGTGGATTAGAGTCATTGTTTCAGACATGGAGGCAACTGAGGGGAGCAATGCACGCACACTGGGCACCCATATGCGACTGTTCCATGTCTTCTCCAAAGGCAACCATGGCTAACAGACAAATCATCACCTTCGGTCTCCCATGGAGCCTAGCCAAATGGAGCGCCCACCATGGCGGATCTCCTAATTGCCCAGCACAGACGTGTACCCGCCTCTGGTGCTGCATGTGTTCTTTGGCCTTGGTGGATTCCCCTCTCGATTCCTCTAGGAGTAAACATGCCACGCATTCCCCACTCTCCATGAATATAAGGAAGCCAATGCTTGATAGTGACATTGAGCTGGTTGTGTCGCCATGACAGCCAGATCGGACTTCGCCATCCTCCAAGCAGCGCAAAGCAGCCTGCAGTCGGCGGACGACCTATTCCGCCGCATCATCGCGGCGCAGCAGCTCGGCCGGAGCTCCAACGAGCTTTGCTCGGTCGCTAATGGAACCATAACCGAGTTCAAACGCTTGCTCTCATTGCTCGATGGCTCGCCGCCGCCGCGTAAGAGGATAAGGAAGGGCCCGTTGCTGAACACGACCGAGATCGATCCTACCCAGTTCATGGAACGTCGAGCTTTTTGTTCTACTGTGCCAAGCAATGGCCTCGAGCAGAAGCGTAACCGCGAAGCAGACGTCAAGAATCTATGCACGCAGTCGACTGGCGTTCTCGAGCAGAGACTGATGCCCTCTATTAGGAGGCCGATCTATTATTCTTCGATCAGTTTGAATGGTGGTAACAACATGGCCAAGCAACTATGGAGCTACTGCTGCTCTTCCTCTCCGACTCGGGGGTCGATCAACTGTTCTTCTCTTCTCTCCTACAGGAGGCAGCATGGAAGTGGGGAGGGTGCCATTGCAGGGTGCCATTGCTCGAAAGGAAGGAAAGATACCTCACTGATTCAATGACGGACTACTGGTGTTTGGGTTGATCTTTCTTACTGATGCTGTGGCTTTTGCATCCACAGGAAACATCGAATCAGAAGAACAATCAAAGTGCCGGTTGTGGGCGGTAAAGTAGCAGACGTACCTTGTGATGATTTCTCATGGAGGAAGTACGGGCAAAAGCCCATCAAAGGTTCTCCACACCCACGGTAAGCACGCCCTTTTTGGCCCTTCTTCCTCACCAATTAATCTCCTCATTAGAAGCTGGAAGCTATCTGCATGAACTCTGAGGAGTTCTCGCCGTTCCAAGCTCGATCAGGTGG
Protein-coding regions in this window:
- the LOC135673975 gene encoding probable WRKY transcription factor 15; translated protein: MTARSDFAILQAAQSSLQSADDLFRRIIAAQQLGRSSNELCSVANGTITEFKRLLSLLDGSPPPRKRIRKGPLLNTTEIDPTQFMERRAFCSTVPSNGLEQKRNREADVKNLCTQSTGVLEQRLMPSIRRPIYYSSISLNGGNNMAKQLWSYCCSSSPTRGSINCSSLLSYRRQHGSGEGAIAGCHCSKGRKDRIRRTIKVPVVGGKVADVPCDDFSWRKYGQKPIKGSPHPRSYYKCSSMRECPARKHVERCLDDANMLIVTYEGYHSHPRSALAASAVAVPR